A window of the Streptomyces albireticuli genome harbors these coding sequences:
- a CDS encoding M14 family metallopeptidase, giving the protein MRPRPHGRGRWAAALAAVLTMALAVPAASRDEARTSHSYEVTGPRTAAQRTAVAATGAAIDAVRRDSVVITADAGQAERIRGLGYRVRALPGPPDRSGGGESTPFDFPPADAKYHNYAEAMAEVDAGVAAHPAIMSKKVIGKSYEGRDIVAVKISKNVAADEDEPEVLFTAHQHAREHLTVEMALYLLKEFGSKYGTDPRVTKMVDSREIWVVPDVNPDGGEYDIASGSYRSWRKNRQPNAGSSSRGTDLNRNWDYKWGCCNGSSGSTGSETYRGTAPESAPEVKVLADFVRGRVVGGKQQIRTAIDFHTYSELVLWPYGWTYNDTAPGLSQDDHDAFAAVGKTMAASNGYTPEQSSDLYITDGTIDDWLWGSQRIFAYTFEMYPGANGTGGGFYPPDEVIDRETARNRDAVLKLLETSDCVYRAIGKEQQYCPKA; this is encoded by the coding sequence ATGCGACCGCGACCGCACGGCAGAGGACGGTGGGCCGCCGCCCTCGCCGCCGTGCTGACCATGGCCCTGGCCGTCCCCGCCGCCTCCCGCGACGAAGCGCGGACCTCGCACTCGTACGAGGTCACCGGACCGCGCACGGCCGCCCAGCGCACCGCCGTGGCCGCCACCGGCGCCGCCATCGACGCCGTCCGCCGGGACTCCGTCGTCATCACGGCGGACGCCGGGCAGGCCGAACGGATCCGTGGGCTCGGCTACCGGGTGCGCGCCCTGCCCGGCCCGCCGGACCGCTCGGGCGGCGGCGAGTCGACGCCCTTCGACTTCCCGCCCGCCGACGCCAAGTACCACAACTACGCCGAGGCCATGGCGGAGGTCGACGCCGGCGTCGCCGCCCACCCGGCCATCATGAGCAAGAAGGTCATCGGCAAGTCCTACGAGGGCCGGGACATCGTCGCCGTCAAGATCAGCAAGAACGTGGCCGCGGACGAGGACGAGCCCGAGGTCCTCTTCACCGCCCACCAGCACGCGCGCGAGCACCTCACCGTGGAGATGGCCCTCTACCTGCTCAAGGAGTTCGGCTCGAAGTACGGCACCGACCCGCGCGTCACCAAGATGGTCGACAGCCGGGAGATCTGGGTCGTGCCGGACGTCAACCCCGACGGCGGCGAATACGACATCGCGTCCGGTTCGTACCGCAGCTGGCGCAAGAACCGCCAGCCCAACGCCGGGTCGAGCAGCCGGGGCACGGACCTCAACCGCAACTGGGACTACAAGTGGGGCTGCTGCAACGGCTCCTCGGGCAGCACCGGCTCCGAGACCTACCGTGGCACGGCACCTGAATCCGCGCCCGAGGTGAAGGTCCTCGCCGACTTCGTCCGCGGCCGGGTCGTCGGCGGGAAGCAGCAGATCAGGACCGCCATCGACTTCCACACCTACAGCGAGCTGGTCCTCTGGCCTTACGGCTGGACGTACAACGACACCGCCCCCGGCCTCAGCCAGGACGACCACGACGCCTTCGCGGCCGTCGGCAAGACCATGGCGGCCAGCAACGGCTACACCCCCGAGCAGTCGAGCGACCTGTACATCACCGACGGGACCATCGACGACTGGCTGTGGGGCAGCCAGCGGATCTTCGCGTACACCTTCGAGATGTATCCGGGCGCGAACGGCACGGGCGGCGGCTTCTACCCGCCGGACGAGGTGATCGACCGGGAGACCGCGCGCAACCGTGACGCGGTGCTCAAGCTCCTGGAGACCTCGGACTGCGTGTACCGGGCGATCGGGAAGGAGCAGCAGTACTGCCCGAAGGCCTGA
- a CDS encoding RidA family protein, whose translation MTQKTAVHPAGHAAAPAKFSHGVRKGNILQVAGQVGFLPVEPGQEPVVAGPTLREQTRQTLANVKAVLEAGGASLEDVVMLRVYLTDTAHFAEMNEVYDEFLADLKEAPAARTTVYVGLPDGLLVEIDALAVLD comes from the coding sequence ATGACGCAGAAGACCGCCGTCCACCCCGCGGGCCACGCCGCCGCGCCCGCCAAGTTCTCGCACGGCGTCCGTAAGGGCAACATCCTCCAGGTCGCCGGACAGGTGGGCTTCCTGCCCGTCGAGCCGGGCCAGGAGCCCGTCGTCGCCGGACCGACCCTGCGCGAACAGACCCGGCAGACCCTCGCCAACGTCAAGGCCGTCCTGGAGGCGGGCGGCGCGAGCCTGGAGGACGTGGTCATGCTCCGCGTCTACCTCACGGACACCGCGCACTTCGCCGAGATGAACGAGGTCTACGACGAGTTCCTCGCCGACCTCAAGGAGGCCCCGGCGGCCCGTACGACCGTCTACGTGGGCCTGCCCGACGGCCTGCTGGTCGAGATAGACGCGCTCGCCGTGCTCGACTGA
- a CDS encoding IclR family transcriptional regulator, with product MSQTVDRALTILPLLAEGPANLEQVATRLGVHKSTALRLLRTLHEHGFVHRQQDQRYRLGARLFALAQQAVESLDVREIAHPHLVALNEACGHTVHLAVHEEGEVLYIDKVESRYPVRMYSRIGKPVAITVAAVAKLLLADLPEPERRALAERLDYPAYTSRSTPNAAAFLKELATVREQGWATDLGGHEESINCVGAPVRGVDGRVVAACSISAPNVVVTAEELLALLPLLRRTAEAISAEYSGRPLP from the coding sequence ATGAGCCAGACCGTCGACCGGGCGCTGACCATCCTCCCGCTCCTCGCCGAGGGCCCCGCCAACCTCGAACAGGTGGCGACCCGCCTCGGCGTCCACAAGTCCACCGCGCTGCGCCTCCTGCGCACCCTGCACGAGCACGGCTTCGTCCACCGCCAGCAGGACCAGCGCTACCGCCTCGGCGCCCGCCTGTTCGCCCTCGCGCAGCAGGCCGTCGAGAGCCTCGACGTGCGGGAGATCGCCCACCCCCACCTCGTCGCCCTCAACGAGGCGTGCGGCCACACCGTGCACCTCGCGGTGCACGAGGAGGGCGAGGTCCTCTACATCGACAAGGTCGAGAGCCGCTACCCCGTACGGATGTACTCCCGGATCGGGAAGCCGGTCGCGATCACCGTCGCCGCCGTCGCCAAGCTGCTCCTCGCCGACCTCCCCGAGCCCGAGCGCCGCGCGCTCGCCGAGCGGCTCGACTACCCGGCCTACACCTCACGGTCGACGCCGAACGCCGCCGCCTTCCTCAAGGAGCTGGCGACCGTGCGCGAGCAGGGCTGGGCCACCGACCTCGGCGGCCACGAGGAGTCCATCAACTGCGTCGGGGCGCCCGTGCGGGGCGTGGACGGCCGCGTCGTCGCCGCCTGCTCCATCTCGGCGCCCAACGTCGTCGTCACCGCCGAGGAACTCCTCGCGCTGCTCCCGCTGCTGCGCCGCACCGCCGAGGCGATCAGCGCGGAGTACTCCGGGAGGCCCCTCCCGTGA
- a CDS encoding PfkB family carbohydrate kinase, with product MGSRAAVRGRVPDAAVVVRADAAPGDPAQDGSGGAPAGSRAGAGPDAPATASPHADAEPADPAPDGSAAGLAEVAYYRAGSAASAMSPELVPRAAAWAGRVLHLTGITPALSAGCLALVRELTAPSLPGRPLLSFDVNYRVGLWRDTAEGPAVLAELARRCDLVFVGEDEAEAAWGLHGPSAIRAALPEPDVLVVKRGAAGAVAYVRERGAGPAAADAPGEPVSEERTSAERGGPAPRTPGTGRSPAPAAPTDRVVSVPALRVDVVAPVGAGDAFAAGFLSGVLRGLDVRARLRHGHLMAAAALTAAGDLGVPPRRADADRLAALDDAAWGRLRLGPGWTDRPPAAEAPYAEVEDRTA from the coding sequence GTGGGTTCCCGCGCGGCCGTACGCGGGCGGGTGCCGGACGCCGCCGTGGTCGTGCGCGCGGACGCGGCGCCCGGCGATCCGGCACAGGACGGCTCAGGCGGTGCGCCGGCGGGTTCGCGGGCCGGTGCCGGCCCGGACGCCCCTGCGACGGCGTCCCCCCACGCGGACGCCGAGCCCGCCGATCCGGCACCGGACGGCTCCGCCGCCGGGCTCGCCGAAGTCGCCTACTACCGCGCCGGGTCCGCCGCCTCCGCCATGTCCCCGGAGCTCGTCCCCCGCGCGGCCGCCTGGGCCGGGCGGGTGCTGCACCTGACCGGGATCACCCCCGCGCTCTCCGCCGGCTGCCTCGCCCTCGTCCGCGAGCTGACCGCCCCCTCGTTGCCCGGCCGCCCGCTGCTCTCCTTCGACGTCAACTACCGCGTGGGCCTGTGGCGGGACACCGCGGAGGGCCCCGCCGTCCTCGCCGAGCTGGCGCGCCGCTGCGACCTCGTCTTCGTCGGCGAGGACGAGGCGGAGGCGGCGTGGGGCCTCCACGGCCCGTCCGCGATCCGGGCCGCGCTCCCCGAACCGGACGTCCTGGTCGTCAAACGGGGCGCGGCGGGCGCGGTGGCGTACGTACGGGAGCGGGGCGCGGGGCCCGCGGCGGCGGACGCCCCCGGCGAGCCCGTCTCCGAGGAGCGGACCTCCGCGGAACGGGGCGGTCCCGCGCCTCGTACCCCCGGCACCGGTCGATCACCGGCCCCCGCCGCCCCCACCGACCGCGTCGTCTCCGTCCCCGCCCTCCGCGTCGACGTCGTCGCCCCCGTCGGCGCCGGTGACGCCTTCGCCGCCGGGTTCCTCTCCGGGGTCCTGCGCGGGCTGGACGTCCGGGCGCGGTTGCGGCACGGGCACCTCATGGCCGCCGCCGCGCTCACCGCCGCCGGGGACCTCGGCGTGCCGCCGCGCCGGGCGGACGCCGACCGGCTGGCCGCGCTCGACGACGCCGCCTGGGGGAGACTGCGACTCGGCCCCGGCTGGACGGACCGTCCGCCGGCGGCCGAGGCCCCGTACGCCGAGGTGGAGGACCGCACCGCATGA
- a CDS encoding amino acid deaminase, producing MFTGGSMAGAGPFSEAAVARLAEERLDHRFKGLPPDAGGLTVGALAAERRPLFTGGFTTPVLTLSSAALDHNLALMERWSADRGLSFAPHAKTAMAPQLFARQLARGAWGLTAATPAQVRVHRAFGVRRILLANEVVNAAALRMLAAELAADPAFHLLTYVDSVRGVELMDTALRAAGATRPLDVLVELGTDGGRTGARTEAECAAVADAVAATDTLRLAGVAGYEGEIPDADTGRVRAWLRRLTALAVEFDEAGRFTDVAEIVVSAGGSSWFDAVADVLGELPPLSAPVRKVLRAGAYVAHDDGFYRRRTPFNRHPDQGGLLPALRLWAQVVSRPEPGRAYLDAGKRDAPYDLDLPEPQLVRSARDGSVRSATGLTVVALADQHTFVELAEGAELEVGDWVGLGLSHPCTTFDKWQLIPLVEEDGTVTEYVRTFF from the coding sequence ATGTTCACGGGAGGCTCCATGGCCGGCGCCGGACCCTTCAGCGAGGCCGCCGTCGCGCGCCTCGCCGAGGAGCGCCTCGACCACCGCTTCAAGGGTCTGCCCCCGGACGCCGGGGGCCTGACCGTCGGCGCCCTGGCCGCCGAGCGCCGCCCGCTGTTCACCGGCGGCTTCACCACTCCCGTGCTCACCCTCTCCTCCGCCGCGCTCGACCACAACCTCGCCCTCATGGAGCGCTGGTCGGCCGACCGCGGCCTCAGCTTCGCCCCGCACGCCAAGACGGCCATGGCCCCGCAGCTCTTCGCGCGCCAGCTGGCCCGGGGCGCGTGGGGCCTCACCGCCGCGACCCCCGCCCAGGTCCGCGTCCACCGCGCCTTCGGCGTCCGGCGGATACTCCTCGCCAACGAGGTCGTGAACGCCGCCGCCCTGCGCATGCTCGCCGCCGAGCTCGCCGCCGACCCCGCGTTCCACCTGCTCACCTACGTCGACTCGGTGCGCGGCGTGGAGCTCATGGACACCGCCCTGCGCGCGGCCGGTGCCACGCGCCCCCTGGACGTCCTCGTCGAACTGGGCACCGACGGCGGCCGCACGGGGGCGCGCACCGAGGCGGAGTGCGCCGCCGTCGCCGACGCCGTGGCCGCCACGGACACCCTGCGCCTGGCCGGTGTCGCGGGCTACGAGGGCGAGATACCGGATGCCGACACCGGGCGCGTACGGGCGTGGCTGCGGCGGCTGACCGCGCTCGCCGTGGAGTTCGACGAGGCGGGCCGGTTCACGGACGTGGCGGAGATCGTGGTGAGCGCCGGCGGCAGCTCGTGGTTCGACGCGGTCGCCGACGTCCTCGGGGAGCTCCCGCCGCTGTCCGCCCCCGTGCGGAAGGTGCTGCGCGCCGGGGCCTACGTCGCCCACGACGACGGCTTCTACCGCCGCAGGACACCGTTCAACCGCCACCCGGACCAGGGCGGACTGCTCCCCGCGCTCCGGCTGTGGGCCCAGGTCGTCTCGCGCCCCGAGCCGGGCCGCGCGTACCTCGACGCGGGCAAGCGCGACGCCCCGTACGACCTCGACCTGCCCGAACCGCAGCTCGTGCGCTCCGCGCGCGACGGTTCCGTGCGGAGCGCCACGGGCCTGACGGTCGTCGCCCTCGCCGACCAGCACACGTTCGTGGAGCTGGCGGAGGGCGCGGAGCTGGAGGTCGGGGACTGGGTGGGGCTGGGGCTGTCGCACCCGTGCACGACCTTCGACAAGTGGCAGCTGATCCCGCTGGTCGAGGAGGACGGCACGGTCACGGAATACGTCCGCACGTTCTTCTGA
- a CDS encoding N-acyl-D-amino-acid deacylase family protein codes for MDTVLRDVRVIDGTAGPSYRADVALRDGRIAEIRREGQGRRPGGGRVLDAHGLALSPGFIDMHAHSDLALLRDPAHEAKAAQGVTLEVLGQDGLSYAPVDDRTLAEVRAQITGWNGGGPGDTSVDFDWRTVGEYLDRLDRQGTAVNAAYLVPQGTVRMLAVGWEDRAATPAELGRMKRLVAEGLEQGAVGMSSGLTYTPGMYAGDAELTELCRVVAAYDGYYCPHHRSYGAGALGAYAEMIALTREAGCALHLAHATMNFGVNEGRAPELLALLDAALADGADISLDTYPYTPGCTTLVAMLPSWAGEGGPEAVLARLRDDATAERVRHAMEVEGADGCHGVPIDWDAIEISGVADPALAGYVGRTVAALARARGERPWAVARGLLLADRLGSTILQHVGHEENVRAIMRHRAHTGGSDGILHGAKPHPRAYGTFPHYLGRYARELGVLPLEECVAHLTSRPAARLRLPDRGLVREGYRADLVLFDPETVAAGATFEAPRTLPTGIPYVLIAGRFVMEDGRRTDVLAGRTVRRSPGR; via the coding sequence ATGGACACCGTCCTCCGCGACGTCCGCGTCATCGACGGCACCGCCGGCCCCTCCTACCGGGCCGACGTCGCCCTGCGGGACGGCCGTATCGCCGAGATCCGCAGAGAAGGACAGGGCCGCCGCCCCGGCGGCGGGCGCGTCCTCGACGCCCACGGCCTCGCCCTCTCCCCCGGCTTCATCGACATGCACGCCCACAGCGACCTCGCCCTCCTCCGCGACCCCGCCCACGAGGCCAAGGCCGCCCAGGGCGTGACCCTTGAGGTCCTCGGCCAGGACGGCCTGTCGTACGCGCCCGTGGACGACCGCACCCTCGCGGAGGTCCGCGCCCAGATCACCGGCTGGAACGGCGGCGGGCCCGGGGACACGAGCGTCGACTTCGACTGGCGGACCGTCGGCGAGTACCTGGACCGGCTCGACCGGCAGGGCACCGCCGTCAACGCCGCCTACCTCGTCCCGCAGGGCACCGTGCGGATGCTCGCGGTCGGCTGGGAGGACCGGGCGGCCACGCCCGCCGAGCTCGGCCGGATGAAGCGGCTGGTCGCCGAGGGCCTGGAGCAGGGCGCCGTCGGCATGTCCTCCGGCCTCACCTACACGCCCGGCATGTACGCCGGCGACGCCGAGCTCACGGAGCTGTGCCGGGTCGTCGCCGCCTACGACGGCTACTACTGCCCGCACCACCGCTCGTACGGGGCCGGGGCGCTCGGCGCGTACGCGGAGATGATCGCCCTCACCCGCGAGGCGGGCTGCGCCCTGCACCTCGCGCACGCGACCATGAACTTCGGGGTGAACGAGGGCCGCGCCCCCGAACTGCTGGCGCTGCTCGACGCCGCGCTCGCGGACGGCGCCGACATCTCCCTGGACACCTATCCGTACACCCCGGGCTGCACCACGCTCGTCGCGATGCTGCCGAGCTGGGCGGGCGAGGGCGGCCCGGAGGCGGTCCTGGCGCGGCTGCGGGACGACGCGACGGCCGAGCGCGTCCGGCACGCGATGGAGGTCGAGGGCGCGGACGGCTGCCACGGGGTGCCGATCGACTGGGACGCCATAGAGATCTCGGGGGTGGCGGACCCGGCGCTGGCCGGGTACGTCGGCCGGACGGTCGCCGCCCTCGCCCGCGCGCGCGGCGAGCGGCCCTGGGCCGTCGCCCGTGGGCTGCTGCTGGCCGACCGGCTGGGGTCGACGATCCTCCAGCACGTGGGGCACGAGGAGAACGTCCGGGCGATCATGCGCCATCGCGCGCACACCGGCGGCAGCGACGGGATCCTGCACGGCGCCAAGCCGCACCCCCGCGCGTACGGCACGTTCCCGCACTACCTGGGCCGCTACGCGCGGGAGCTCGGGGTGCTGCCGCTGGAGGAGTGCGTGGCGCATCTCACGTCGCGGCCCGCGGCCCGGCTGAGGCTGCCGGACCGGGGTCTCGTGCGCGAGGGATACCGCGCCGACCTGGTGCTCTTCGATCCGGAGACCGTGGCCGCCGGTGCCACTTTCGAAGCCCCGCGGACGCTTCCGACCGGCATTCCTTATGTCCTGATTGCCGGACGCTTTGTGATGGAAGACGGACGCCGGACGGACGTCCTGGCGGGGCGGACGGTCCGGCGGTCGCCGGGGCGCTGA